Within the Salinimonas marina genome, the region CATTCTGGTAGGCGAATTACGCGACCTGGAGACTATCCGGCTGGCCATGTCTGCGGCCGAAACCGGCCACCTGGTGTTCGGCACCCTGCACACAAACTCGGCTCCCAAAACCATTGACCGGATTATTGATGTATTTCCGGCCGCCGAAAAGTCGATGATTCGCTCCATGTTGTCTGAGTCTCTGCGAGCGGTTATTTCCCAAACCTTGTTGAAAAAAATTGGCGGGGGCCGGGTGGCCGCGCACGAAATCATGCTGGGGGTGCCGGCGATTCGTAATCTGATTCGCGAAGATAAAGTGCCACAAATGTATTCTGTTATTCAGACCGGCCAGTCCATTGGTATGCAAACCATGGATCAATGCCTGCAACGCCTGGTTGCCAAAGGTATTGTGTCGCAGCAAGACGCTGCGGCTAAATCCGTTGATAAGCAAAACACTTTTTAAGGAATCCGCTCGTGTTAATCGATTTTTTGCGTCAGGCTACAGAACTAGGCGCCTCTGATATTTTTGTTACGGCGGGTTTTCCGGTCAGTGCCAAAATCAATGGTGAGCTGATTCCTCTTGGCGGTGACAAGTTGTCATCTTTTCAGGCCAAAGAGCTGGTGCACAGCATCATGGAATCGCGCTATGTGGAAGAGCTTAATACCCTGAAAGAAGCAAATTTTGCTGTTGGCATCAGTGGCCTGGGGCGTTTTCGTTGCTCGGCATTCTGGCAGCGGGATTCAGTGGGAATGGTGATTCGCCGGATTGTCACCGAAATCCCCAAAGTGGATGAGCTGGGTCTGCCCGCGGTTTTAAAAGATGTGATCATGAGCAAACGCGGTCTTGTGTTAATGGTGGGGGCGACCGGGACCGGTAAATCCACCTCGCTGGCGGCGCTTATCGACCATCGTAATCATAATTCTTCCGGCCATATCTTAACCATTGAAGACCCGGTAGAGTTTATCCACCGCCATGGCAAATGTGTGGTCACCCAGCGTGAGGTGGGCATCGACACCCATTCTTTTGAAGATGCCCTGAAGAGTTCTTTACGGCAGGCTCCTGATGTCATTTTACTGGGTGAAATCCGCTCAATGGAAACCATGGAATATGCCATGTCGTTTGCCGATACCGGGCATTTATGTGTGGCGACCCTGCATGCCAATAACGCCAACCAGGCAATTGAACGCATCATGCATCTGGCGCCAAAAGAACTGCATAAAAAGCTGCTGTTTGATCTGAGCCTGAATTTACGTGCCATCGTGGCTCAGCAACTGGTCCCCACGCAGACCGGCGGACGCACCGCGGCGATTGAGGTCTTGCTCAACACCCCCTTTGTGAGCGAGCTTATTCAGGCGAACCGGGTCGGGGAGCTGAAAGAGGCAATGAAAAAGAGTCGCGAGGCGGGAATGCAGACCTTTGATATGGCCCTGTATGAACTGTATCAGCGTGGGGATATTGACCTGGAGCAGGCATTGCATCATGCTGACTCTCCAAATGATCTGCGATTAATGGTCAAACTGGATGCCAGCAATGGCTCAAACTTAGGCTCGCTGACAAATGTCTCAATCGATATGGATTAACCATGCAAAAACTGTTTGGCAGTGATGATCGGTTTTTAATTCAGCGCCTGCGTAGCGAGCTGGAAACCGCAGGCATTCCATATCTGATGAAAAACGAATATGTGGCCGGTGCGGTAGGTGAATTACCCTGGCAGGATATTCAGCAGCAGGTATGGTTGCTCGACGAAAGCTGGGCTCATCAGGCCGTAAAAATTGTGGAAAGTCTTAGTGAGATCGGGCGTTGCTTTTGTGAAAATTCTGACTGGCAATGTGCACAGTGTAATGAACTCAATGAAGGCGCCTTTGCGATCTGCTGGCAGTGTCAGGCGCCCAAGCCAGAGCCATGTTGTCATCGGCAGGTGCCACTACCGGCCACCTGAGCCGGCTAATACTGGTTTTCCGCCCAGCTGGTGAAAATTACACAGGCAGAAACACTGTCGATTTTTTCCTTGGTAAGCTTTTTATAGCCGCCCAGTTCAAACAGCATAGATTTAGCATCCACCGTAGATAACCGTTCATCCCAGGTGTCTATGGCGACCTGAAACCGGCCATTCAGACGGTTGGCAAACTTTCGGGCGCGCCGGGTTACTTCCTGTTCAGTGCCATCCATATTCAACGGTAAGCCCACCACGGCTAAATCCGGCGTCCAGTCTTTAAACAATTGGCCAACTTTTTCCCAGTCCGGGATGCCATCGGTAGCTTTTAATGCAGCCAGCGGCGAAGCGGTACCGGTAATTTCCTGTCCTACCGCGACCCCTATACTTTTCGTCCCAAAATCAAATGCCAGCACGGTACGCTGGCCAGCCTCACGCATGGCCAATGTCCGGGGTCAGCTGCCACACATCGATACCGAGTTTGTTCACCGCCGCCTGCCATTTTTCGTGCACGGGGGTATTAAACAGGATCTGCGGATCTGCCTCGATGGTCAGCCAGGCGTTTTCCTGCAATTCTTTTTCCAGCTGACCGGCTGTCCAGCCG harbors:
- a CDS encoding PilT/PilU family type 4a pilus ATPase; the encoded protein is MLIDFLRQATELGASDIFVTAGFPVSAKINGELIPLGGDKLSSFQAKELVHSIMESRYVEELNTLKEANFAVGISGLGRFRCSAFWQRDSVGMVIRRIVTEIPKVDELGLPAVLKDVIMSKRGLVLMVGATGTGKSTSLAALIDHRNHNSSGHILTIEDPVEFIHRHGKCVVTQREVGIDTHSFEDALKSSLRQAPDVILLGEIRSMETMEYAMSFADTGHLCVATLHANNANQAIERIMHLAPKELHKKLLFDLSLNLRAIVAQQLVPTQTGGRTAAIEVLLNTPFVSELIQANRVGELKEAMKKSREAGMQTFDMALYELYQRGDIDLEQALHHADSPNDLRLMVKLDASNGSNLGSLTNVSIDMD
- a CDS encoding putative signal transducing protein; translation: MQKLFGSDDRFLIQRLRSELETAGIPYLMKNEYVAGAVGELPWQDIQQQVWLLDESWAHQAVKIVESLSEIGRCFCENSDWQCAQCNELNEGAFAICWQCQAPKPEPCCHRQVPLPAT
- the ruvX gene encoding Holliday junction resolvase RuvX, whose protein sequence is MREAGQRTVLAFDFGTKSIGVAVGQEITGTASPLAALKATDGIPDWEKVGQLFKDWTPDLAVVGLPLNMDGTEQEVTRRARKFANRLNGRFQVAIDTWDERLSTVDAKSMLFELGGYKKLTKEKIDSVSACVIFTSWAENQY